The following coding sequences are from one Onychomys torridus chromosome 14, mOncTor1.1, whole genome shotgun sequence window:
- the Dnajb9 gene encoding dnaJ homolog subfamily B member 9 encodes MATPQSVFVFAICILMITELILASKSYYDILGVPKSASERQIKKAFHKLAMKYHPDKNKSPDAEAKFREIAEAYETLSDAHRRKEYDTVGHSAFTNGKGQQGSGSPFEQSFNFNFDDLFKDFNLFGQNQNTRSKKHFENHFQTRQDGSNRQRHHFQEFSFGGGLFDDMFEDMEKMFSFSGFDATNRHTVQTENRFHGSSKHCRTVTQRRGNMVTTYTDCSGQ; translated from the exons ATGGCTACTCCCCAGTCAGTTTTCGTCTTTGCAATTTGCATTTTAATGATAACAGAATTAATCCTAGCCTCAAAAAGCTACTATGATATCTTAGGTGTGCCAAAATCTGCCTCCGAGCGACAAATCAAGAAGGCCTTTCACAAATTAGCCATGAAGTACCACCCTGACAAAAATAAGAGCCCTGATGCTGAAGCAAAATTCAGAGAGATTGCAGAAG CATATGAAACACTCTCAGATGCTCATAGGCGGAAAGAGTATGATACAGTTGGACACAGTGCTTTTACTAATGGCAAAGGACAACAAGGAAGTGGAAGTCCTTTTGAGCAATCTTTTAACTTCAATTTTGATGACTTATTTAAAGACTTTAATCTTTTTGGCCAGAACCAAAACACTCGGTCTAAGAAGCATTTTGAAAATCACTTCCAGACACGCCAGGATGGTTCCAATAGACAAAGGCATCATTTCCAAGAGTTTTCTTTTGGAGGTGGATTGTTTGATGACATGTTTGAAGATatggagaaaatgttttcttttagtgGCTTTGATGCCACCAATCGACACACAGTACAGACTGAAAATAGATTTCATGGATCTAGTAAGCACTGCAGGACTGTCACTCAACGAAGAGGAAATATGGTTACCACATACACTGACTGTTCCGGACAATAG